A single region of the Paramicrobacterium fandaimingii genome encodes:
- a CDS encoding carbohydrate ABC transporter permease, with protein sequence MFIAPFAVLFALVFIIPIGFAAYLSLFQDKLIGGQVFVGLSNYIQLFGDAKFWNGVIRVMVFTAIQVPVMLIVAMSLAMALDSKRLHGTKFMRISVFLPYAVPAIVSTLMWGFMMGTKYGLIGNLNEAVGTSIDPFRPDTTMISIGIMITWAFTGYNMLIFYSALKAVPHELYEAAAIDGATEFQVVKMIKLPALRGSLVVTIIFSIIGTFQMFNEPQILSSMVSNSGITTYYTPNLYAYNLAFTGSQQGYAAALALVMAAITIAIAYVVQIRGMKDALE encoded by the coding sequence TTGTTCATCGCACCGTTTGCCGTGCTGTTCGCTCTCGTGTTCATCATTCCCATTGGCTTCGCCGCGTATCTCAGCCTGTTTCAGGACAAACTGATCGGCGGCCAGGTATTCGTCGGGCTCAGCAACTACATCCAACTTTTCGGCGACGCGAAGTTCTGGAACGGCGTCATCCGGGTCATGGTCTTCACAGCGATTCAGGTGCCCGTCATGCTGATCGTCGCCATGTCACTGGCGATGGCCCTCGATTCCAAACGGCTTCACGGCACCAAATTCATGCGCATCTCGGTATTTCTGCCGTACGCCGTTCCGGCCATCGTGTCGACACTGATGTGGGGCTTCATGATGGGCACGAAGTACGGTCTCATCGGAAATCTCAATGAGGCAGTGGGAACATCGATCGACCCGTTCAGACCGGACACCACGATGATCTCCATCGGAATCATGATCACGTGGGCGTTCACCGGCTACAACATGCTCATCTTCTACTCCGCGCTCAAAGCGGTTCCGCACGAGCTCTATGAGGCGGCGGCGATCGACGGCGCCACAGAGTTTCAGGTCGTGAAAATGATCAAGCTTCCCGCCTTGCGCGGTTCACTTGTCGTGACGATCATCTTCTCGATCATCGGAACGTTTCAGATGTTCAACGAACCGCAGATCCTGTCATCGATGGTGTCAAACAGCGGAATCACTACCTACTACACGCCCAACCTCTACGCCTACAACCTGGCGTTCACGGGCTCTCAGCAAGGCTATGCCGCTGCGCTCGCGCTGGTCATGGCTGCGATCACGATCGCCATCGCCTACGTCGTGCAGATCAGAGGAATGAAGGACGCACTCGAATGA
- a CDS encoding carbohydrate ABC transporter permease: MNTLKTPDAPRSERTSKRDRVADAAAAKPRQLYTVANPKKNATLTFVTGLFTVYCLLPLVWLLINATKSQADFISSFGLSFGSQFSLWQNIVDVFTFQDGIFSRWLLNTLLYVGVGATVSTALAALGGYALAKLRFTGKKVFLLIVLGSISVPGIALAIPQFLLFANLGLTNTPWAILIPSFINPFGLYLMWVFSAQAVPTGLLEAAKIDGAGEFRTFAQIALPMLTPAAITVLLFSFVSIWNNYFLPLIMLKDPNWYPLTIGIDQWNKMGSSAGNGILIQNLVLTASLLTIIPLIIAFLSLQRYWQSGLALGAVKG, translated from the coding sequence ATGAACACGCTGAAGACCCCAGATGCACCACGGTCCGAACGCACATCGAAAAGAGACAGGGTGGCGGATGCCGCAGCCGCGAAGCCGCGCCAGCTCTACACCGTGGCGAATCCGAAGAAGAACGCGACGCTCACGTTTGTGACGGGGCTCTTCACCGTCTACTGCCTGCTGCCGCTGGTCTGGCTGCTGATCAACGCGACGAAATCGCAGGCCGACTTCATATCGTCGTTCGGCCTCAGCTTCGGCTCGCAGTTCTCTCTGTGGCAGAACATCGTTGACGTCTTCACGTTCCAAGACGGAATCTTCTCGCGGTGGCTCCTGAACACGCTCCTCTACGTCGGCGTCGGCGCCACTGTGTCGACGGCACTGGCTGCGCTGGGCGGATACGCGCTGGCGAAGCTGCGATTCACGGGCAAGAAGGTCTTCCTGCTCATCGTTCTGGGCTCAATCTCTGTTCCCGGCATCGCCTTGGCGATTCCGCAGTTCCTACTTTTCGCGAACCTTGGGCTGACAAACACGCCGTGGGCGATCCTCATTCCCTCGTTCATCAACCCGTTCGGGCTGTACCTGATGTGGGTGTTCTCTGCTCAGGCGGTGCCAACCGGGCTTCTCGAAGCGGCGAAGATCGATGGAGCGGGTGAGTTCCGCACATTCGCCCAGATCGCCCTGCCGATGCTCACTCCCGCGGCAATCACCGTCCTTCTCTTCTCGTTTGTGTCGATCTGGAACAACTACTTCCTGCCGCTCATCATGCTGAAGGATCCCAACTGGTATCCGCTCACAATCGGCATCGATCAGTGGAACAAGATGGGCTCGTCCGCAGGGAACGGCATCCTCATCCAAAACCTGGTGCTCACGGCATCCTTGCTCACGATCATTCCGCTGATCATCGCCTTCCTCAGTCTGCAAAGATACTGGCAATCAGGCTTGGCGCTCGGCGCTGTCAAGGGGTGA
- a CDS encoding ABC transporter substrate-binding protein gives MNGRMRVAAASLLALSLTLTACSGTSGQASTDDVKLTVWSWDGTVEAAVEGFQEEHPNITVDVVNAGSSYDEYKALDNAIQAGSGVPDIVMFEYFSIPYFAIPGKLTDLSEQAAGFKDDYVPAAWNNVSIDGGVYALPSDYGPAAMFYNQATFEKAGVTEAPTTWDEFYEAAKKIHALGDEYYITNDSADIFMLLSLIWQAGGRPFDVDGTNVSIDFEGAETTQAVEYWQKLLDEGLINTEIAGWSDEWNRALNDGTLATQITGGWLTSTLPERAPDAAGDFRVAPLPQWEEGPQVGAENGGSAMGIPEASQNKEAAFLFLEYFTHGDGVQTRVDEGAFVPNTKILESDEFRNQTNEYFGDQTYNAVLAQASENVATGWQYPPFFEWARTAYGDISADYYSTGNGSLAEILDEWKTQMTDYGNEQGFTVK, from the coding sequence ATGAATGGCCGTATGAGGGTTGCAGCAGCGTCGTTGCTTGCCCTCTCCCTGACGCTGACAGCCTGCAGCGGCACATCCGGGCAGGCGAGCACAGATGATGTGAAGCTCACCGTCTGGAGCTGGGATGGAACCGTCGAGGCAGCAGTCGAAGGCTTTCAGGAGGAGCACCCGAACATCACAGTTGATGTGGTCAACGCTGGTTCCTCGTACGACGAATACAAGGCGCTGGACAACGCCATCCAGGCGGGTTCAGGAGTGCCCGACATCGTGATGTTCGAGTACTTCTCGATCCCGTACTTCGCGATCCCCGGAAAGCTGACCGACCTCAGCGAGCAGGCCGCAGGCTTCAAAGACGACTACGTTCCTGCCGCGTGGAATAACGTCAGCATCGACGGCGGCGTCTACGCGCTGCCGTCAGATTACGGCCCAGCCGCGATGTTCTACAACCAGGCGACGTTCGAGAAGGCCGGCGTGACGGAGGCGCCGACGACGTGGGACGAGTTCTACGAGGCTGCGAAGAAAATCCACGCGCTCGGTGACGAGTACTACATCACCAACGACTCCGCCGACATCTTCATGCTGCTCTCTCTCATCTGGCAGGCGGGCGGACGTCCGTTCGACGTCGATGGCACGAACGTGTCGATTGACTTCGAGGGTGCCGAAACCACGCAGGCAGTCGAGTACTGGCAGAAGCTTCTCGACGAAGGCCTCATCAATACCGAGATTGCCGGTTGGTCTGACGAATGGAACCGTGCGCTCAACGACGGAACGCTAGCCACGCAGATCACGGGAGGCTGGCTGACGTCGACGCTTCCCGAACGTGCCCCGGATGCCGCAGGGGACTTCCGTGTCGCCCCGCTTCCGCAGTGGGAAGAAGGTCCGCAGGTCGGCGCAGAGAACGGAGGCAGCGCGATGGGCATTCCTGAGGCGTCACAGAACAAGGAAGCTGCCTTCCTGTTCCTCGAGTACTTCACGCATGGCGACGGCGTTCAGACGCGCGTTGACGAGGGCGCTTTCGTCCCCAATACCAAGATTCTCGAGAGCGACGAGTTCCGCAACCAGACAAACGAATACTTCGGCGACCAAACCTACAACGCCGTGCTGGCGCAGGCATCAGAGAACGTCGCAACCGGATGGCAGTACCCGCCGTTCTTCGAGTGGGCGCGCACGGCATACGGAGACATCTCGGCCGATTACTACTCCACGGGGAACGGTTCACTTGCCGAGATTCTCGACGAGTGGAAGACGCAGATGACCGACTACGGCAACGAGCAGGGCTTCACCGTCAAATGA
- a CDS encoding LacI family DNA-binding transcriptional regulator: MAQARPTLQTVARAAGTSVATVSKVLNDRPGVSAETRERVIEALASSKYERSTDDATARRQYIVCSAENFATPYSSTILSGMVNAASGFHIDLVVRSLNDAARVSDAESASSWVRQISGALGVVVLTTSLSAELVHAIRRAQVPIVTIDPIGTSDSNFVSISATNWMGGRTATDHLIELGHRRIAWLGGVPDSAPSIERRLGFVSAMQQADLSIDDRYVSADDFSFESGLERARSLLALPTRPTGFVCANDDIALGVVQAARERSLEIPGQVSIIGFDDVPQARQLSPKLTTVHQPLTGMGAMAVETLLSLSRGGSPASSQIQLATSLVIRDTTGKPGS, encoded by the coding sequence GTGGCCCAAGCCCGACCGACACTGCAGACCGTTGCGCGCGCCGCGGGAACGTCCGTCGCCACTGTCTCGAAGGTGCTCAATGACCGCCCGGGCGTCTCCGCTGAGACACGGGAGAGAGTGATCGAGGCACTTGCCTCATCGAAGTACGAGCGATCGACGGACGATGCCACGGCGCGCCGGCAGTACATCGTCTGCTCGGCAGAGAATTTTGCCACCCCCTACTCGTCAACGATCCTCAGCGGAATGGTGAACGCGGCTTCCGGCTTCCACATCGACCTTGTTGTGCGCTCTCTCAACGATGCAGCACGGGTCAGCGACGCAGAGAGCGCCAGTTCATGGGTTCGCCAGATCTCGGGAGCGCTCGGCGTCGTCGTCTTGACCACGTCGCTGTCTGCAGAACTCGTTCACGCGATCCGCCGCGCTCAGGTTCCCATCGTCACGATTGACCCCATCGGCACGAGCGATTCAAACTTCGTCTCCATCAGCGCGACAAACTGGATGGGTGGGCGCACCGCAACGGATCACCTCATTGAGCTCGGCCACCGCAGGATCGCGTGGCTTGGCGGAGTTCCTGATTCGGCTCCGTCCATCGAACGACGACTTGGATTCGTGTCGGCCATGCAACAGGCAGACCTCTCGATCGACGATCGCTACGTTAGCGCCGATGACTTCTCTTTCGAGAGCGGGCTCGAGCGCGCACGGTCGCTGCTGGCCCTTCCGACACGGCCAACCGGCTTCGTCTGCGCCAACGACGACATCGCTCTCGGCGTCGTGCAGGCCGCACGCGAGCGGTCGCTCGAGATTCCCGGCCAGGTGTCGATCATCGGGTTCGACGACGTTCCCCAGGCCCGGCAGCTCAGCCCGAAGCTCACAACGGTGCACCAGCCCCTCACGGGCATGGGCGCTATGGCCGTCGAGACCCTGCTGAGCCTCTCCCGAGGCGGCAGCCCCGCGTCGTCGCAGATTCAGCTTGCCACCTCGCTCGTCATCCGTGACACGACGGGAAAGCCAGGCAGCTGA